A region from the Thermanaeromonas toyohensis ToBE genome encodes:
- a CDS encoding RNA-guided endonuclease InsQ/TnpB family protein, whose product MSRLKNSVLAKRGVTGAEGDVLVEKIPLRLRPEEEALARDIQRESARVWNTVMTIHRLFWFKYGIWIDEAMMKDFVKGRFEVHSQDVQAIVETYYECWERTKKLHEEGHTEWRYPWRLKRFFTSTWKVTGITVEGGYLRLSNGWKRPPLRIKLPSRLKGLEIKQVQLVWHRNGYWLHVAVVKPALERVQGDTVAAADPGEVHALTLTDGKEALVISGRHLRSLHRLRNKTLRKFQKALSRCKKGSNRWRKLLEAKYRFLNWVEAQILHVEHAITKLAVEWCVQRGVKKVYYGDPQGVREQDCGRYHNQRMGQWSFGRLRDLLEYKLKRHSITLEKIGEGGTSGTCPKCGHYTRQSGRIFRCGNCGFSGVHRDVVGASGILDVAVNGHFTKDRDLPGKVVYLRPRVLAPVGQKHRGPAAA is encoded by the coding sequence ATGAGCCGGCTAAAGAACAGCGTGCTGGCGAAACGGGGCGTGACCGGGGCTGAAGGCGATGTCCTGGTAGAAAAGATTCCCCTCCGGTTAAGGCCTGAGGAAGAGGCGCTCGCCAGGGACATCCAGAGGGAATCCGCCAGGGTGTGGAACACTGTAATGACCATCCACCGCCTCTTCTGGTTTAAGTACGGCATATGGATAGACGAGGCCATGATGAAGGACTTCGTCAAGGGAAGATTTGAAGTCCATTCTCAGGATGTGCAGGCCATCGTCGAGACCTACTACGAGTGCTGGGAAAGGACGAAGAAGCTCCACGAAGAAGGGCACACGGAGTGGCGCTATCCCTGGCGGCTGAAGCGGTTCTTCACCTCCACCTGGAAGGTGACCGGCATCACCGTAGAAGGGGGATACTTAAGGCTGTCCAACGGCTGGAAGAGACCGCCGCTCAGGATAAAACTGCCGTCAAGACTGAAGGGGTTAGAAATCAAGCAGGTCCAGCTGGTGTGGCACCGCAACGGGTACTGGCTGCACGTAGCGGTGGTGAAGCCCGCCCTGGAGAGAGTACAGGGGGACACCGTGGCAGCAGCGGACCCGGGAGAGGTGCATGCGTTGACCCTGACCGATGGTAAAGAGGCCCTGGTCATCAGTGGGAGGCACCTCCGGTCCCTGCACCGCCTGCGGAACAAGACCCTGAGGAAGTTCCAGAAGGCGCTTTCGCGCTGCAAGAAAGGGTCCAACCGCTGGAGGAAGCTCCTTGAGGCCAAGTACCGGTTCCTGAACTGGGTGGAGGCCCAGATATTGCATGTTGAGCATGCGATCACGAAGCTGGCGGTAGAGTGGTGCGTCCAGCGCGGGGTGAAGAAGGTGTACTATGGTGATCCTCAGGGGGTGAGGGAGCAGGACTGTGGGCGCTACCACAACCAGCGGATGGGCCAGTGGAGCTTCGGGCGGCTGCGTGACCTTCTGGAATACAAGCTGAAGCGGCACAGCATTACTCTGGAGAAGATCGGAGAAGGCGGCACATCCGGGACATGTCCGAAGTGCGGGCACTATACCCGGCAGAGCGGGCGCATATTCCGGTGCGGGAACTGCGGCTTCAGCGGGGTTCACCGGGATGTGGTAGGCGCTTCGGGTATTCTGGACGTAGCGGTGAACGGCCACTTTACTAAAGACCGTGATTTGCCAGGGAAGGTAGTATACTTGCGGCCGCGTGTGCTGGCACCGGTGGGCCAAAAGCACAGGGGGCCCGCAGCAGCCTGA
- the tnpA gene encoding IS200/IS605 family transposase yields MSHCVYNINYHIVFCPKYRHEVIKDGVAKAIKDVVQGICATYGYDLIQVAPAEIVKRLKSITANRIFAAFPDMKKKHFWGSGLWSRGYYIGTGGNVAAETIRRYIETQKSLGKEVKEK; encoded by the coding sequence ATCAGCCATTGCGTATACAACATCAACTACCATATTGTTTTTTGTCCCAAGTACCGGCACGAAGTAATTAAGGATGGTGTCGCTAAAGCAATTAAAGACGTTGTTCAAGGAATATGTGCAACTTATGGTTATGATCTAATCCAAGTGGCCCCAGCGGAGATCGTCAAGCGGCTCAAGAGCATTACGGCTAATAGGATATTCGCCGCCTTTCCCGATATGAAAAAGAAGCATTTTTGGGGCAGTGGTCTCTGGAGCAGGGGCTATTATATCGGCACGGGCGGCAATGTCGCTGCCGAAACCATCCGCAGGTACATTGAAACCCAGAAGTCTTTGGGGAAGGAGGTGAAAGAGAAATGA